Proteins from a single region of Labedella gwakjiensis:
- a CDS encoding LuxR family transcriptional regulator, which translates to MEVTREGVNRALDDGVALIAIVAEKGLGKTTAVAGWARGVESEGVWVSVREELSQRTAFWDHVFGLAEDATTTADAPIAGPAVDGSDVRRSVVRWALSVTRPFVLVVDGIDHLEDQAVADLGAVSDLSTGIRIVVISRQAVSLPPHTPTVGGEDLVFSEEETVEILRKAAHRTYPEGVARTIHREASGYPPVVSAVARDLMRWSVGGAVPPGAIARLVAENVERLLVAPLGGVLVSDLPMLRRIALLEHASVDEACEVTGAPADVVRAALDAAVQASLGHWRTEADASDALAARPGPRFVFSPAVARALAAPLRGNLVHSAALRLAATIRGSRGEVFDAITLAIDGRDFRAAVVLGSGSLVELITDHTDALLAQLSAIPMSELSKDPLVVLFLAVLHAQRPRGRLAMLALFAKADRLAGAGGGAKRPADRAVLLAVRSVALRLLGRSDRAASTARSAVESLDAASPHDAENLGLLRSLVLGQSALALFWSGDLAGARTLAVRTATTDGAPERARQHAWAKSTYIEAVWGDIVSARDHSKAAHALDRWPAEFFRVPGEVADALIAAEPLDNTTAVALLDGLGRRTATTEFWPVAVVVRAYLLVADRQAGDAVRVLSAALEDRSAAPVSGRARHIVVEALALAHLANGERALARAALRQTGGRQRASVASVLLMLASDEPDAAIAAVGEGLRTHDPSPRLEASFRLLRAAAANRQGYRIGAARDVSIVLDILASSGLRTPWALIPARDREGIERIAVETLGPDSTLVGELAAMPLLVPDVPSRPSLTTRERQVMIAVAAGRSNAEIASFLGVSINTVRKQRAGAYRKLGASTRDEALAIALERGVLDAADDDPRE; encoded by the coding sequence ATGGAAGTGACACGCGAAGGCGTCAACCGCGCGCTCGACGACGGCGTCGCACTCATCGCCATCGTGGCGGAGAAGGGTCTCGGGAAGACCACCGCCGTTGCGGGGTGGGCCCGCGGCGTCGAATCCGAAGGCGTGTGGGTGTCCGTCCGGGAGGAACTGAGTCAGAGGACCGCGTTCTGGGACCATGTCTTCGGGCTCGCCGAGGACGCGACCACGACAGCCGACGCACCGATCGCGGGACCGGCGGTCGACGGGTCGGACGTGCGGCGCTCGGTCGTCCGGTGGGCGCTGTCCGTGACCCGTCCGTTCGTCCTCGTCGTCGATGGGATCGACCATCTCGAGGACCAGGCTGTCGCCGACCTCGGAGCAGTGTCCGATCTGTCCACCGGAATCCGTATCGTCGTGATCTCTCGACAGGCGGTCTCGCTCCCGCCGCATACCCCCACCGTAGGTGGCGAGGATCTGGTCTTCTCGGAGGAGGAGACCGTCGAGATCCTCCGCAAGGCTGCGCATCGCACCTATCCCGAGGGCGTCGCTCGAACGATTCATCGCGAAGCGTCCGGCTATCCCCCCGTGGTCTCGGCGGTGGCGAGAGACCTCATGCGGTGGTCGGTCGGAGGCGCCGTTCCACCCGGCGCCATCGCGCGCCTCGTCGCTGAGAACGTCGAACGCCTCCTCGTCGCTCCGCTCGGAGGCGTCCTGGTCTCCGACCTGCCGATGCTGCGTCGGATCGCGCTGCTCGAGCACGCATCGGTCGATGAGGCATGCGAGGTCACCGGTGCGCCGGCCGACGTGGTCCGGGCGGCACTCGACGCGGCCGTGCAGGCGAGCCTGGGCCACTGGCGGACGGAGGCCGACGCGTCGGACGCACTCGCGGCTCGGCCTGGCCCGCGCTTCGTCTTCTCACCGGCCGTGGCTCGCGCCCTCGCGGCTCCGCTCCGAGGAAACCTTGTCCACTCGGCGGCGCTCCGGCTCGCAGCGACGATCCGAGGCTCGAGAGGGGAGGTATTCGACGCGATCACCTTGGCGATCGATGGGCGGGACTTCCGGGCTGCCGTGGTGCTCGGCTCAGGCTCGCTCGTCGAGCTGATCACCGACCATACCGACGCCCTCCTGGCTCAGCTCTCGGCCATTCCGATGTCCGAGTTGTCGAAGGACCCTCTCGTCGTCCTGTTTCTCGCGGTCCTTCACGCCCAGCGTCCGCGAGGCCGTCTGGCTATGCTCGCGCTCTTCGCGAAGGCCGACCGGCTCGCCGGTGCCGGCGGAGGTGCGAAGCGTCCCGCCGATCGAGCAGTGCTTCTCGCCGTCCGTTCCGTCGCCCTGCGACTCCTGGGCCGGAGCGATCGGGCCGCGTCGACAGCCCGCAGCGCCGTCGAGTCGCTCGATGCGGCGTCACCGCACGACGCGGAGAATCTCGGCTTGCTCCGATCGTTGGTGCTCGGACAATCCGCGCTCGCCCTGTTCTGGAGCGGCGACCTCGCGGGAGCGCGAACCCTCGCCGTGCGCACCGCGACGACCGATGGTGCGCCGGAGAGGGCGCGACAGCATGCCTGGGCCAAGTCGACCTACATCGAGGCCGTATGGGGCGACATCGTGTCCGCCCGTGACCACTCCAAGGCAGCTCACGCTCTCGATCGCTGGCCCGCCGAGTTCTTTCGTGTCCCCGGGGAGGTGGCCGATGCGCTCATCGCGGCGGAGCCCCTCGACAACACGACGGCCGTCGCGCTCCTCGACGGTCTCGGCCGACGCACGGCGACGACCGAGTTCTGGCCCGTCGCCGTCGTGGTCCGCGCGTATCTGCTGGTCGCCGATCGACAGGCGGGCGATGCCGTCCGGGTGCTCTCCGCGGCTCTCGAGGATCGTTCGGCGGCGCCCGTGTCCGGTCGCGCGCGCCACATCGTGGTCGAGGCCCTCGCGCTCGCCCATCTCGCCAACGGTGAGCGGGCGCTCGCTCGCGCGGCGCTCCGCCAGACCGGCGGACGTCAGCGCGCCTCGGTGGCGTCGGTGCTGCTCATGCTCGCCTCCGACGAGCCTGATGCCGCCATCGCCGCAGTGGGCGAGGGCCTCAGAACTCATGATCCGAGTCCGCGACTGGAGGCGTCCTTCCGCCTGCTCCGGGCGGCGGCCGCGAATCGACAGGGCTACCGGATCGGCGCGGCCCGAGATGTGTCGATCGTGCTGGATATCCTCGCATCCTCAGGGCTCCGCACACCGTGGGCGCTGATTCCGGCTCGTGATCGCGAGGGGATCGAGCGCATCGCCGTCGAGACTCTCGGGCCGGACTCGACGCTCGTCGGCGAGCTCGCCGCCATGCCCCTCCTCGTTCCGGACGTTCCGTCACGCCCGTCGCTCACCACCCGCGAACGGCAGGTCATGATCGCGGTCGCAGCCGGGCGATCGAATGCCGAGATCGCGTCGTTCCTGGGGGTCTCCATCAACACCGTGAGGAAGCAGCGGGCCGGCGCCTACCGGAAGTTGGGTGCGTCCACGCGAGACGAGGCCCTGGCCATCGCGTTGGAGCGCGGTGTCCTGGACGCGGCGGACGACGATCCACGGGAGTAA
- a CDS encoding APC family permease, with protein sequence MTTEGRALDADNRSPKRWIIGDPLPSEKLDGQLLPKKLALPIFASDALSSVAYAPQELLMILLLGGLAFLSFAPWIAAAVVVLLVVVVLSYRQLIKAYPSGGGDYEVAHKNLGEKAGVVVASALLVDYVLTVAVSVASGVDNIISALPVLNPLRVELAVFFVLLLMAVNLRGVRESSRAFAIPTYLFIGSVLVMIVTGLGRALLGDAPVASSAGYIVEGDDLSRAAFILLLLRAFSSGCSALTGVEAVANGVPAFRQPKVQNAQKTLVMMGAAAITMFAGLTALALIAGVHYAENACDLVGFANCETAPQPSLMAQVAAATFGMGSIPFFIIQAATACVLLLAANTAFNGFPLLGSVLARDSYAPKSLNTRGDRLVYSNGMIVLGLAASVILVIYQASLTQLIQLYIIGVFVSFTLGQLGMVKHWRRLLREGTPNASAVRVSLAINTAGAALTASVLIVVTITKFTHGAWLVFVLMPILFTLMIGVNRYYRDVEHEIRVDDCPRFGAEGDHAIILVGKLQKPVLKAIDYAIAAKHASIAALHVSVDEESTNKLVEQWAEFKIDVPLVIVESPYRAYAHPVIAYIEKHREKHGPEVVTVYLPQYIVGHWWESFLHNRRAKRISQQLMLVHGVTIALVPWLLDSSELIYGRRSRPLPGDERRGEYRAAEQSDRLRKPSA encoded by the coding sequence GTGACAACAGAAGGTCGCGCGCTCGACGCCGACAACCGCAGCCCCAAGCGCTGGATCATCGGCGACCCGCTCCCGTCCGAGAAACTCGACGGCCAGCTCCTGCCCAAGAAGCTCGCGTTGCCGATCTTCGCCTCCGACGCACTGTCCTCCGTGGCCTACGCGCCGCAGGAGCTGCTCATGATCCTGCTGCTCGGCGGGCTGGCGTTCCTGTCCTTCGCGCCCTGGATCGCGGCGGCCGTCGTGGTCCTCCTCGTCGTCGTCGTACTGAGCTATCGACAACTGATCAAGGCCTACCCGTCGGGCGGCGGCGACTACGAGGTGGCGCACAAGAATCTGGGAGAGAAGGCCGGCGTCGTCGTCGCGTCCGCTCTGCTCGTCGACTACGTGCTCACGGTCGCCGTGTCCGTCGCATCGGGTGTCGACAACATCATCTCGGCGCTCCCCGTCCTCAACCCGCTCCGCGTCGAGCTCGCCGTGTTCTTCGTGCTCCTGCTCATGGCCGTGAACCTCCGGGGCGTCCGAGAGTCGTCGCGCGCCTTCGCCATTCCCACCTACCTCTTCATCGGCAGCGTTCTCGTGATGATCGTGACAGGGCTCGGCCGCGCCCTGCTCGGGGATGCTCCTGTGGCCTCGAGCGCCGGCTACATCGTCGAGGGCGACGACCTCAGCCGAGCCGCATTCATCCTGCTGCTGCTCCGCGCGTTCTCGAGCGGCTGCAGCGCACTCACCGGAGTCGAGGCTGTAGCGAACGGTGTGCCGGCGTTCCGCCAGCCGAAGGTCCAGAACGCTCAGAAGACGCTCGTCATGATGGGAGCCGCGGCCATCACGATGTTCGCCGGTCTCACCGCACTCGCTCTCATCGCGGGTGTGCACTACGCGGAGAACGCGTGCGACCTCGTCGGGTTCGCCAATTGCGAGACCGCGCCGCAGCCGAGCCTCATGGCGCAGGTCGCCGCGGCGACCTTCGGCATGGGGAGCATCCCGTTCTTCATCATCCAGGCCGCGACCGCCTGCGTCCTGCTGCTCGCCGCCAACACCGCGTTCAACGGTTTCCCGCTGCTCGGATCGGTGCTTGCACGAGACAGCTACGCACCGAAATCCCTCAACACGCGCGGCGACCGTCTGGTCTACTCGAACGGGATGATCGTGCTCGGGCTCGCGGCGAGCGTGATCCTCGTGATCTACCAGGCGAGCCTCACGCAGCTCATCCAGCTCTACATCATCGGCGTGTTCGTGTCGTTCACACTGGGACAGCTCGGCATGGTGAAGCACTGGCGTCGACTGCTCCGCGAGGGGACTCCGAACGCGAGCGCCGTCCGTGTGAGCCTCGCTATCAACACGGCAGGCGCCGCGCTCACGGCGAGCGTGCTCATCGTCGTGACCATCACGAAGTTCACGCACGGCGCCTGGCTCGTCTTCGTGCTCATGCCGATCCTCTTCACCCTCATGATCGGTGTGAACCGCTACTACCGCGACGTCGAGCACGAGATCCGGGTCGATGATTGCCCGCGATTCGGGGCCGAGGGCGACCACGCGATCATCCTCGTCGGCAAGCTCCAGAAGCCCGTCCTCAAGGCGATCGATTACGCCATCGCCGCGAAGCACGCCTCGATCGCCGCGCTCCATGTCTCGGTCGACGAGGAGTCGACGAACAAGCTCGTCGAGCAGTGGGCCGAGTTCAAGATCGACGTGCCCCTGGTGATCGTGGAGTCGCCGTACCGTGCGTACGCGCACCCCGTGATCGCGTACATCGAGAAGCACCGGGAGAAGCACGGGCCCGAGGTCGTCACCGTGTACCTCCCGCAGTACATCGTCGGGCACTGGTGGGAGTCGTTCCTGCACAACCGGCGCGCCAAGCGCATCAGCCAGCAGCTCATGCTCGTGCACGGGGTCACGATCGCCCTCGTGCCCTGGTTGCTGGACTCCTCCGAGCTCATCTACGGACGACGGTCGCGGCCGCTCCCGGGAGACGAACGCCGCGGCGAGTACCGCGCGGCCGAGCAATCGGATCGTCTCCGGAAGCCGTCGGCCTGA
- a CDS encoding PKD domain-containing protein, giving the protein MTSPKTVSADALPTPQIDGVVWDQVVVGDTVYVAGRFTSARPYGAKAGVNESPRANFLAYDLKSGELLPYAPTFDSQVRSLAVSPDGKRLYAAGYFTKVNGEARYRVAAFDLPSGGLVASFKPYVNSSLSAVQVTDTAVYVGGTLGTVAQRSGASATKYARTKAAAFSASDGTVLPWAPKMVDGWINSMVISTAGDKVVLGGSFRSLNGSSNPGALIGAVDTELGTKVLPWKMNNTVPQRPLGAADFSIYSLSSDGENVYGTMGPGNFEGTFKASWADGALGWLADCHGDTYSAVAVGDVVYTASHAHDCGNANSFGDYLAPKKWYRALALTTATTQKTRKEDGGYKNYAGQPAPTVLDWFPAFNTGKTTGQGPWDVTASQGYVLYGGEFSHVNDKGQQGLTRFATSDKAPNKVGPYLADNDMKPTVTNFAGNYVKLSWRTNYDWDNADLTYQVIRDGDTTNPVFTTTRTSRFWQRTTLRGNDGPLVAGRTYTYQIRTVDPFGNATVSTPVSFKATGTAAANWTSYDKTVLQDQPNMYLPMNEPSGGTANDWVGTNNARVIQARGDGAETDPRGRAYQLSGKQWAATTAAITPPQVYSSELWFKTTSKKGGVLMSMATARSITTGGNDRHLYMDTAGRVLSANFDGKVKAVSSKKSYNDGQWHHVVNTLGPTGLSLYIDGVLVGSRTDAVKAHAYGGAKAYWTIGAQRLNGRPSAPANIFFQGAIDNVATYARVLDPATVSAHYAAGVAAAPNANPVASFTSNATDLAVSVDGSGSSDADGKVASYAWDFGDGSTGTGVTASHTFAKAGTYTVALTVTDDKGGKATASKSVTVAATPEPEPEPEPEPEPEPEPAGVVAQDAFERSAASGWGSATTGGAWAAAKGSTSSVGDGVGKLTSVKGQTGAVALPGASSDSSDTTLTFRLDNAATGGGQAVTVVGRQVGVDSYAARVWVQSNGVLQLQVQRSGKSLSVLNLKDVAYVAGEPVHVRLQVTGTGTTTVQAKVWTTGAEPAAWTRSVTDTTAVLQAAGSVGLGLYVSASATAGSTVSFDDYLVKKVTP; this is encoded by the coding sequence GTGACGAGTCCGAAGACCGTGTCGGCCGATGCGCTGCCGACGCCGCAGATCGATGGCGTCGTGTGGGATCAGGTCGTCGTGGGTGACACCGTGTATGTCGCCGGGCGGTTCACGTCGGCGCGTCCGTATGGTGCGAAGGCTGGTGTGAACGAGTCGCCGCGGGCGAACTTCCTCGCGTACGACCTGAAGTCCGGCGAGCTGCTGCCGTACGCGCCCACGTTCGATTCTCAGGTGCGGTCCCTGGCCGTGTCGCCGGATGGCAAGCGACTCTACGCGGCCGGCTACTTCACGAAGGTAAATGGAGAGGCGCGGTATCGCGTCGCCGCCTTCGATCTCCCGTCAGGAGGGCTCGTCGCGTCGTTCAAGCCCTACGTGAATTCGTCGCTGTCTGCGGTCCAGGTCACCGACACCGCCGTGTACGTCGGCGGCACACTCGGCACCGTCGCCCAGCGGTCGGGCGCCTCTGCCACGAAGTACGCGCGCACGAAGGCTGCGGCGTTCTCCGCATCCGACGGAACCGTGCTGCCGTGGGCACCGAAGATGGTCGATGGGTGGATCAACTCGATGGTGATATCGACTGCGGGCGACAAGGTCGTCCTCGGCGGTTCGTTCCGTTCGTTGAACGGATCGTCGAACCCGGGTGCCCTCATCGGTGCCGTCGACACGGAGCTTGGCACGAAGGTGCTGCCCTGGAAGATGAACAACACCGTTCCACAGCGCCCTCTGGGTGCTGCGGACTTCTCCATCTACTCGCTGTCGTCCGATGGCGAGAACGTCTACGGCACGATGGGTCCCGGAAACTTCGAGGGCACTTTCAAAGCCAGCTGGGCGGATGGAGCCTTGGGATGGCTGGCCGACTGCCACGGCGATACCTACTCGGCCGTCGCTGTGGGCGACGTCGTCTACACGGCGAGCCATGCCCACGATTGCGGCAATGCGAACTCGTTCGGCGACTACCTCGCACCGAAGAAGTGGTACCGCGCGCTCGCGCTGACCACAGCGACCACGCAGAAGACGCGCAAGGAGGACGGCGGCTACAAGAATTACGCCGGCCAGCCGGCTCCCACCGTGCTCGACTGGTTCCCGGCGTTCAACACGGGCAAGACCACCGGTCAGGGGCCGTGGGATGTCACAGCCTCCCAGGGGTACGTGCTCTACGGTGGTGAGTTCTCGCACGTCAACGACAAGGGGCAGCAAGGCCTCACCCGTTTCGCGACCTCCGACAAGGCACCGAACAAGGTCGGACCGTACCTTGCCGACAACGACATGAAACCCACCGTCACGAACTTCGCTGGCAACTATGTGAAGTTGTCGTGGCGGACGAACTACGACTGGGACAACGCCGACCTCACCTACCAGGTGATCCGCGACGGCGACACGACGAACCCGGTGTTCACCACGACGCGTACGTCGAGATTCTGGCAACGAACCACTCTTCGAGGGAACGACGGGCCACTCGTCGCAGGCAGGACCTATACGTATCAGATACGCACCGTCGATCCGTTCGGAAACGCCACCGTCAGTACTCCGGTGAGTTTCAAGGCGACGGGCACCGCGGCCGCGAACTGGACGTCCTACGACAAGACCGTCCTCCAGGATCAGCCGAACATGTACCTTCCGATGAACGAGCCGTCGGGCGGGACGGCGAACGACTGGGTCGGCACGAACAATGCTCGTGTCATCCAGGCGCGCGGTGACGGTGCCGAGACGGATCCCCGAGGGCGTGCGTACCAGCTCAGCGGGAAACAGTGGGCTGCGACGACGGCTGCGATCACTCCTCCGCAGGTGTACTCGTCCGAGTTGTGGTTCAAGACCACGTCGAAGAAGGGCGGGGTGCTCATGTCGATGGCCACAGCGAGGAGCATCACCACCGGGGGAAATGACCGACACCTGTACATGGACACCGCTGGTCGGGTCCTGTCGGCCAATTTCGACGGCAAGGTCAAGGCAGTTTCGTCGAAGAAGTCATACAACGACGGACAGTGGCACCATGTCGTCAACACTCTCGGCCCGACTGGCCTGTCGTTGTACATCGACGGAGTCCTCGTCGGTTCTCGGACCGACGCGGTGAAGGCCCACGCCTACGGCGGTGCGAAGGCCTACTGGACGATCGGTGCTCAGCGGTTGAATGGTAGGCCGAGTGCACCGGCGAACATCTTCTTCCAGGGTGCGATCGACAACGTGGCGACGTATGCGCGGGTCCTCGACCCGGCGACGGTGAGCGCGCACTACGCGGCGGGCGTTGCTGCGGCGCCGAACGCGAATCCGGTGGCGTCGTTCACGTCGAATGCGACGGACCTCGCCGTGTCGGTGGACGGTTCGGGTTCGTCGGATGCTGACGGGAAGGTCGCGTCGTATGCGTGGGACTTCGGTGATGGGTCGACGGGTACGGGTGTGACGGCGTCGCACACGTTCGCGAAGGCCGGCACGTACACGGTCGCTCTGACGGTGACGGATGACAAGGGCGGAAAGGCGACAGCGTCGAAGTCCGTGACTGTCGCCGCGACGCCGGAACCGGAACCGGAACCAGAACCGGAGCCGGAGCCGGAACCCGAGCCGGCTGGTGTGGTGGCGCAGGATGCGTTCGAGCGTTCGGCGGCGTCGGGGTGGGGTTCGGCGACGACCGGTGGTGCGTGGGCCGCGGCGAAGGGGTCGACGTCGTCTGTCGGTGACGGTGTCGGGAAGCTCACGAGTGTGAAGGGTCAGACGGGCGCTGTCGCGCTTCCGGGGGCGTCGTCCGACTCGAGTGACACGACCCTCACGTTCCGTCTTGATAATGCGGCGACGGGTGGTGGTCAGGCGGTCACGGTGGTGGGTCGTCAGGTCGGTGTGGATTCGTATGCGGCTCGGGTGTGGGTGCAGTCGAACGGGGTGTTGCAGTTGCAGGTGCAGCGGTCCGGGAAGTCCCTGTCGGTGTTGAACCTGAAGGATGTTGCGTACGTGGCGGGGGAGCCGGTCCATGTTCGTCTGCAGGTGACGGGTACGGGCACGACGACGGTGCAGGCGAAGGTCTGGACGACGGGTGCGGAGCCGGCGGCATGGACCCGGTCGGTGACGGATACGACCGCTGTGTTGCAGGCGGCGGGATCCGTGGGGCTCGGGCTGTATGTCTCGGCGTCCGCGACGGCCGGGTCGACGGTGTCGTTCGACGACTACCTCGTCAAGAAGGTCACGCCGTAG
- a CDS encoding recombinase family protein, whose product MSNLGYARAVGRSSSLEAQTSELRRAGVDHIYADTLKAGRHGFPELNACLTSLEPGDVLVVTSIDNLPRGVPALVDVVRRVRAREADFRELAGRYDTTRPGGRTFFEWIDSIARRLE is encoded by the coding sequence GTGAGCAATCTGGGTTATGCGAGGGCGGTCGGACGATCGTCGAGCCTCGAGGCGCAGACCTCGGAGCTGCGGAGAGCCGGCGTCGACCACATCTACGCCGACACACTGAAGGCCGGCCGTCACGGCTTCCCGGAGCTCAATGCATGTCTCACGTCGCTCGAACCCGGGGACGTTCTCGTTGTCACGTCGATCGACAATCTCCCACGGGGCGTGCCCGCCCTCGTCGACGTCGTGCGTCGAGTGCGTGCGAGAGAGGCCGATTTCCGTGAACTGGCAGGCCGCTACGACACCACCCGTCCCGGTGGGCGGACCTTCTTCGAATGGATCGACTCGATCGCCCGGCGCCTGGAGTAG
- the rplA gene encoding 50S ribosomal protein L1, translating to MAQKSKAYRAAADKLEEGKFYSTSEAVELAQQTGSAKFNSTVEVALKLGVDPRKADQMVRGTVILPHGTGKTARVIVFATGPAADAAIAAGADEVGGDELIEKVAGGYTSFDSAVSTPELMGKVGRLGKVLGPRGLMPNPKTGTVTPDVAKAVTEIKGGKIEFRVDKHANVHFVVGKAQFTKEQLEENLAAALDEVQRLKPSSSKGRYIQKGAVSTTFGPGIPLDVNAF from the coding sequence ATGGCACAGAAGTCAAAGGCCTACCGGGCCGCGGCCGACAAGCTCGAAGAGGGCAAGTTCTACTCCACCTCTGAGGCTGTCGAGCTCGCTCAGCAGACCGGTTCGGCCAAGTTCAACAGCACCGTCGAGGTCGCCCTCAAGCTCGGTGTCGACCCCCGCAAGGCGGACCAGATGGTCCGTGGCACCGTCATCCTGCCTCACGGCACGGGTAAGACGGCTCGCGTCATCGTGTTCGCGACGGGTCCGGCCGCTGACGCCGCGATCGCCGCAGGCGCCGACGAGGTCGGTGGCGACGAGCTCATCGAGAAGGTCGCGGGCGGATACACGTCGTTCGACTCGGCCGTCTCGACCCCCGAGCTCATGGGCAAGGTCGGTCGTCTCGGAAAGGTCCTGGGCCCGCGCGGGCTCATGCCGAACCCGAAGACCGGCACCGTGACGCCCGACGTCGCGAAGGCCGTCACCGAGATCAAGGGTGGAAAGATCGAGTTCCGCGTCGACAAGCACGCCAACGTGCACTTCGTCGTGGGCAAGGCCCAGTTCACGAAGGAGCAGCTCGAGGAGAACCTCGCCGCCGCTCTCGACGAGGTCCAGCGCCTCAAGCCGTCGAGCTCCAAGGGACGCTACATCCAGAAGGGCGCCGTCTCGACGACCTTCGGACCGGGCATCCCGCTCGACGTCAACGCGTTCTGA
- the rplK gene encoding 50S ribosomal protein L11 has product MAPKKKVTGLIKLQIKAGAANPAPPIGPALGQHGVNIMEFCKAYNAATEAQRGNVIPVEITVYEDRSFTFILKTPPAAELIKKAAGVAKGSSTPHTVKVAKLTQAQVREIAEAKQPDLNANDIDAAAKIIAGTARSMGITVEA; this is encoded by the coding sequence ATGGCACCGAAGAAGAAGGTCACAGGTCTGATTAAGCTTCAGATCAAGGCCGGCGCCGCCAACCCCGCACCGCCTATCGGACCGGCCCTCGGTCAGCACGGCGTGAACATCATGGAGTTCTGCAAGGCGTACAACGCTGCGACGGAAGCCCAGCGCGGAAACGTCATCCCGGTCGAGATCACCGTGTACGAGGACCGCTCGTTCACGTTCATCCTCAAGACCCCGCCGGCCGCCGAGCTCATCAAGAAGGCCGCTGGCGTGGCGAAGGGGTCCTCGACTCCTCACACGGTCAAGGTCGCGAAGCTCACGCAGGCTCAGGTCCGCGAGATCGCCGAGGCCAAGCAGCCCGACCTCAACGCCAACGACATCGACGCTGCGGCGAAGATCATCGCCGGCACCGCCCGTTCCATGGGCATCACGGTCGAGGCCTGA
- the nusG gene encoding transcription termination/antitermination protein NusG, protein MSDRNRDDIDLSTAAEQSSEVEEAQEGGTLSEEIHSVDAAEHEAIHIESDDDDDDDESASDLNDVDSIAEAPDPEADAIVDDALEIDEAAEVEAAAEAIEDEEEVEEAEEAAEASEFDDSPYTGEPVAEDGVDVERSDDSGSETDAEEAEPAEVDPYDAFRAELRMLPGKWYVIHSYAGFERRVKANIEQRKGSLEVEEYIYQVEVPMEDVVEIKNGQRKMVTRVRIPGYVLVRMDLNEDSWSVVRHTPGVTGFVGNAHNPTPLRFEEAFNMLKSLVEIAEPTPTKSGGQKGSSTTSRSIPAEVDFEIGETITIKEGSFAGLPGSISEIKPESGKLTVLVSLFERETPVELSFDQVSKL, encoded by the coding sequence GAGCAGTCGAGCGAGGTCGAGGAAGCCCAGGAGGGCGGCACGCTCTCCGAGGAGATCCACTCCGTCGACGCTGCGGAGCACGAGGCGATCCACATCGAGTCCGACGACGACGACGATGACGACGAGTCCGCTTCCGACCTGAACGACGTGGACTCGATCGCTGAGGCCCCGGACCCCGAGGCCGACGCCATCGTTGACGACGCGCTCGAGATCGACGAGGCCGCGGAGGTCGAGGCCGCAGCCGAGGCCATCGAGGACGAGGAAGAGGTCGAGGAGGCCGAGGAGGCCGCCGAGGCGTCCGAGTTCGACGACTCCCCGTACACGGGCGAGCCCGTTGCCGAGGATGGCGTCGACGTCGAGCGCTCCGACGACTCCGGTTCGGAGACCGACGCCGAGGAGGCCGAGCCCGCCGAGGTCGACCCGTACGACGCCTTCCGCGCCGAGCTCCGCATGCTTCCGGGCAAGTGGTACGTCATCCACTCGTACGCCGGTTTCGAGCGTCGCGTGAAGGCGAACATCGAGCAGCGCAAGGGTTCGCTCGAGGTCGAGGAGTACATCTACCAGGTCGAGGTCCCCATGGAGGACGTCGTCGAGATCAAGAACGGCCAGCGCAAGATGGTCACGCGCGTCCGGATCCCCGGCTACGTGCTCGTCCGCATGGACCTCAACGAGGACTCCTGGTCCGTCGTCCGTCACACCCCTGGGGTCACGGGCTTCGTGGGCAACGCCCACAACCCCACGCCGCTCCGTTTCGAGGAGGCCTTCAACATGCTGAAGAGCCTCGTCGAGATCGCCGAGCCCACCCCGACGAAGTCCGGCGGCCAGAAGGGCTCGTCCACGACGTCCCGCTCCATCCCCGCCGAGGTCGACTTCGAGATCGGCGAGACCATCACGATCAAGGAAGGCTCGTTCGCGGGTCTGCCTGGATCGATCAGCGAGATCAAGCCCGAGAGCGGCAAGCTCACCGTGCTCGTCTCCCTGTTCGAGCGCGAGACCCCCGTCGAGCTCAGCTTCGACCAGGTCTCGAAGCTCTAG